A window from Populus trichocarpa isolate Nisqually-1 chromosome 3, P.trichocarpa_v4.1, whole genome shotgun sequence encodes these proteins:
- the LOC7491871 gene encoding L-type lectin-domain containing receptor kinase IX.1 isoform X2, which yields MLHISMLLINCLLLVSSNSLSLTMATSFYSFQTLNLYVISFLLLLLPPSANSISFQRTRFDPSDTNIIYEGGASTHVGSIEFNSDTYMCQVGRATYAKKVPLWDSSTTRLTDFSTHFSFYIDIEGRTSYAAGFAFFIAPVEFHIPPNSAGGFLGLYNITTSDSPQNHIVHIEFDSFANPEWDPPIQNVGINNNSVSSATYTYWNTSLHSGDTADVRVTYNSTTKNLTVSWKYQTTSSPQENTSLSYIIDLREVLPEWVTIGFTAATSNLIERHVLHSWDFSSTLEMSETSGKSAKNIKLVVSLTVSGAVLIIVIAVVSGILWRRKLVRKETAETVNLTSINDDLERRAGPRRFSYKDLVSATNNFSAERKLGEGGFGAVYQGQLTGIDTAVAVKKISRGSKQGKKEYVTEVKVISQLRHRNLVQLIGWCHDRARYRIALGLASALLYLHEEWEQCVVHRDVKSSNIMLDSSFNVKLGDFGLARLMDHELGPQTTGLAGTLGYLAPEYISTGRASKESDVYSFGMVSLEIATGRKAVDAIEQKSEMSLVEWIWDLYGTGKLNLAVDEKLQSEFDENQMECLMIVGLWCAHPDRNIRPSIRQAIHVLNFEAPLPNLPTKMPVPLYHVPTPPLSSGEPLISHSMDVGR from the exons ATGTTACATATCAGTATGTTGCTCATCAACTGCTTGTTACTTGTGTCCtccaattctctctctctcaccatGGCCACCTCTTTCTACAGTTTCCAAACTTTGAATCTCTATGTCATTTCCTtcctgctgctgcttcttccaCCCTCTGCTAATTCAATTTCCTTTCAAAGAACACGATTTGACCCTAGTGACACCAACATAATCTATGAGGGAGGTGCATCAACTCATGTTGGAAGCATTGAATTCAATAGTGACACTTATATGTGTCAAGTTGGTCGAGCCACTTACGCCAAGAAGGTGCCTCTCTGGGACTCTTCCACTACAAGGCTGACCGACTTCAGTACCCATTTCTCTTTTTACATCGACATTGAAGGTCGTACTTCTTATGCAGCCGGATTTGCTTTCTTCATCGCTCCTGTTGAGTTTCACATACCCCCGAATTCAGCAGGAGGTTTTCTAGGCTTATATAACATCACCACTAGTGACTCTCCACAGAACCATATTGTCCACATTGAATTTGATTCTTTTGCGAATCCTGAATGGGATCCTCCAATTCAAAATGTTGGGATCAACAACAACTCAGTTTCCTCGGCCACATACACCTATTGGAATACCTCCTTGCACAGCGGCGATACTGCTGATGTGCGGGTCACTTATAACTCCACTACAAAGAATCTGACGGTTTCTTGGAAGTATCAGACAACTTCATCTCCTCAAGAGAATACAAGTCTTTCCTACATTATTGATCTCAGGGAGGTTCTTCCTGAGTGGGTCACGATTGGGTTTACAGCTGCTACTAGTAACCTTATAGAGCGGCATGTGCTTCACTCATGGGACTTCAGTTCTACCCTGGAGATGAGTGAAACAAGCGGAAAGAgtgctaaaaatataaaactcgtGGTGAGTCTGACAGTTTCAGGAGCTGTTTTGATTATTGTGATTGCTGTAGTATCTGGAATTTTGTGGAGACGGAAGTTGGTAAGGAAGGAAACAGCGGAGACGGTGAACTTAACATCAATCAACGATGACCTTGAAAGGCGTGCTGGTCCTAGAAGATTTTCCTATAAAGATCTTGTTTCAGCTACCAACAACTTCTCTGCTGAGAGGAAGTTAGGGGAAGGAGGGTTTGGAGCTGTTTACCAAGGGCAATTGACTGGTATAGATACGGCAGTTGCTgtgaaaaaaatctcaagaggTTCGAAACAGGGGAAAAAGGAATACGTAACTGAGGTGAAGGTCATTAGCCAGTTGAGGCATCGGAATCTAGTGCAACTCATAGGTTGGTGTCATGATAGAG CAAGATACAGAATAGCTCTTGGATTGGCCTCTGCTTTGCTTTATCTTCATGAAGAGTGGGAACAATGTGTGGTGCATCGCGATGTAAAATCAAGCAACATAATGCTCGATTCAAGTTTTAATGTCAAGCTCGGTGATTTTGGGCTAGCTCGACTCATGGACCATGAGCTAGGTCCGCAGACTACAGGTTTGGCAGGAACTCTAGGCTATTTGGCTCCGGAATATATAAGCACAGGTCGAGCTAGCAAGGAGTCTGATGTATATAGTTTTGGCATGGTTTCTCTAGAGATTGCTACTGGAAGAAAAGCAGTTGATGCCATTGAACAGAAATCAGAAATGAGCTTGGTAGAGTGGATTTGGGATCTTTATGGAACTGGAAAACTCAACTTGGCTGTTGATGAGAAACTTCAGTCTGAATTTGATGAGAATCAAATGGAGTGCTTGATGATTGTTGGGTTGTGGTGTGCTCACCCTGATCGCAATATAAGACCCTCGATAAGGCAGGCAATTCATGTTCTTAACTTTGAAGCACCATTACCAAATCTTCCCACAAAGATGCCTGTTCCTCTGTATCATGTGCCTACACCACCGCTTAGCTCCGGTGAGCCCTTGATATCGCACTCAATGGATGTGGGTCGTTAA
- the LOC7491871 gene encoding L-type lectin-domain containing receptor kinase IX.1 isoform X1, translated as MLHISMLLINCLLLVSSNSLSLTMATSFYSFQTLNLYVISFLLLLLPPSANSISFQRTRFDPSDTNIIYEGGASTHVGSIEFNSDTYMCQVGRATYAKKVPLWDSSTTRLTDFSTHFSFYIDIEGRTSYAAGFAFFIAPVEFHIPPNSAGGFLGLYNITTSDSPQNHIVHIEFDSFANPEWDPPIQNVGINNNSVSSATYTYWNTSLHSGDTADVRVTYNSTTKNLTVSWKYQTTSSPQENTSLSYIIDLREVLPEWVTIGFTAATSNLIERHVLHSWDFSSTLEMSETSGKSAKNIKLVVSLTVSGAVLIIVIAVVSGILWRRKLVRKETAETVNLTSINDDLERRAGPRRFSYKDLVSATNNFSAERKLGEGGFGAVYQGQLTGIDTAVAVKKISRGSKQGKKEYVTEVKVISQLRHRNLVQLIGWCHDRGEFLLVYEFMSNGSLDSHLFGKKIPLTWTARYRIALGLASALLYLHEEWEQCVVHRDVKSSNIMLDSSFNVKLGDFGLARLMDHELGPQTTGLAGTLGYLAPEYISTGRASKESDVYSFGMVSLEIATGRKAVDAIEQKSEMSLVEWIWDLYGTGKLNLAVDEKLQSEFDENQMECLMIVGLWCAHPDRNIRPSIRQAIHVLNFEAPLPNLPTKMPVPLYHVPTPPLSSGEPLISHSMDVGR; from the coding sequence ATGTTACATATCAGTATGTTGCTCATCAACTGCTTGTTACTTGTGTCCtccaattctctctctctcaccatGGCCACCTCTTTCTACAGTTTCCAAACTTTGAATCTCTATGTCATTTCCTtcctgctgctgcttcttccaCCCTCTGCTAATTCAATTTCCTTTCAAAGAACACGATTTGACCCTAGTGACACCAACATAATCTATGAGGGAGGTGCATCAACTCATGTTGGAAGCATTGAATTCAATAGTGACACTTATATGTGTCAAGTTGGTCGAGCCACTTACGCCAAGAAGGTGCCTCTCTGGGACTCTTCCACTACAAGGCTGACCGACTTCAGTACCCATTTCTCTTTTTACATCGACATTGAAGGTCGTACTTCTTATGCAGCCGGATTTGCTTTCTTCATCGCTCCTGTTGAGTTTCACATACCCCCGAATTCAGCAGGAGGTTTTCTAGGCTTATATAACATCACCACTAGTGACTCTCCACAGAACCATATTGTCCACATTGAATTTGATTCTTTTGCGAATCCTGAATGGGATCCTCCAATTCAAAATGTTGGGATCAACAACAACTCAGTTTCCTCGGCCACATACACCTATTGGAATACCTCCTTGCACAGCGGCGATACTGCTGATGTGCGGGTCACTTATAACTCCACTACAAAGAATCTGACGGTTTCTTGGAAGTATCAGACAACTTCATCTCCTCAAGAGAATACAAGTCTTTCCTACATTATTGATCTCAGGGAGGTTCTTCCTGAGTGGGTCACGATTGGGTTTACAGCTGCTACTAGTAACCTTATAGAGCGGCATGTGCTTCACTCATGGGACTTCAGTTCTACCCTGGAGATGAGTGAAACAAGCGGAAAGAgtgctaaaaatataaaactcgtGGTGAGTCTGACAGTTTCAGGAGCTGTTTTGATTATTGTGATTGCTGTAGTATCTGGAATTTTGTGGAGACGGAAGTTGGTAAGGAAGGAAACAGCGGAGACGGTGAACTTAACATCAATCAACGATGACCTTGAAAGGCGTGCTGGTCCTAGAAGATTTTCCTATAAAGATCTTGTTTCAGCTACCAACAACTTCTCTGCTGAGAGGAAGTTAGGGGAAGGAGGGTTTGGAGCTGTTTACCAAGGGCAATTGACTGGTATAGATACGGCAGTTGCTgtgaaaaaaatctcaagaggTTCGAAACAGGGGAAAAAGGAATACGTAACTGAGGTGAAGGTCATTAGCCAGTTGAGGCATCGGAATCTAGTGCAACTCATAGGTTGGTGTCATGATAGAGGTGAGTTCCTACTTGTCTATGAATTCATGTCAAATGGTAGCCTTGATTCTCACCTTTTTGGTAAGAAGATTCCTCTCACATGGACAGCAAGATACAGAATAGCTCTTGGATTGGCCTCTGCTTTGCTTTATCTTCATGAAGAGTGGGAACAATGTGTGGTGCATCGCGATGTAAAATCAAGCAACATAATGCTCGATTCAAGTTTTAATGTCAAGCTCGGTGATTTTGGGCTAGCTCGACTCATGGACCATGAGCTAGGTCCGCAGACTACAGGTTTGGCAGGAACTCTAGGCTATTTGGCTCCGGAATATATAAGCACAGGTCGAGCTAGCAAGGAGTCTGATGTATATAGTTTTGGCATGGTTTCTCTAGAGATTGCTACTGGAAGAAAAGCAGTTGATGCCATTGAACAGAAATCAGAAATGAGCTTGGTAGAGTGGATTTGGGATCTTTATGGAACTGGAAAACTCAACTTGGCTGTTGATGAGAAACTTCAGTCTGAATTTGATGAGAATCAAATGGAGTGCTTGATGATTGTTGGGTTGTGGTGTGCTCACCCTGATCGCAATATAAGACCCTCGATAAGGCAGGCAATTCATGTTCTTAACTTTGAAGCACCATTACCAAATCTTCCCACAAAGATGCCTGTTCCTCTGTATCATGTGCCTACACCACCGCTTAGCTCCGGTGAGCCCTTGATATCGCACTCAATGGATGTGGGTCGTTAA